In Lemur catta isolate mLemCat1 chromosome 1, mLemCat1.pri, whole genome shotgun sequence, one DNA window encodes the following:
- the PARP2 gene encoding poly [ADP-ribose] polymerase 2 isoform X2 — translation MAPRRRTRERRTRASIALNETKKANNGNTAPEDPPPAKKTRKCRRQEVKKMPVVGGKANKEKTEDKQESVKALLLKGKAPVDPECTAKVGKAHVYCEGKDVYDVMLNQTNLQFNNNKYYLIQLLEDDAQRNFSVWMRWGRVGKMGQHSLVACSGNLSKAKEIFQKKFLDKTKNNWEDREKFEKVPGKYDMLQMDYATNTQGEDESKKEVSLKSPLKPESQLDLRVQELIELICNVQAMEEMMIEMKYNTKKAPLGKLTVAQIKAGYQSLKKIEDCIRAGQHGRALTEACNEFYTRIPHDFGLRTPPLIQTEKELSEKVQLLEALGDIEIAIKLVKTELQSPEHPLDQHYRNLHCALHPLDHKSYEFKVISQYLQSTHAPTHSDYTMTLLDVFEVEKEGEKEAFREDLDNRMLLWHGSRLSNWVGILSRGLRVAPPEAPITGYMFGKGIYFADMSSKSANYCFASHLKNTGLLLLSEVALGQCNELLEANPKAEGLLQGKHSTKGLGKMAPSPGRFITLNGSTVPLGPASDTGILNPEGYTLNYNEYIVYNPNQVRMRYLLKVQFNFLQLW, via the exons CTTCTATAGCATTAAATGAAACCAAGAAAGCTAATAATGGCAACACAGCTCCAGAAGATCCTCCTCCTGCTAAGAAAACTCGAAAATGCCGGAGGCAGGAGGTGAAAAAGATGCCTGTGGTGGGAGGAAAGGCTAACAAGGAGAAGACAGAAGACAAGCAAG AATCTGTGAAGGCCTTGCTGTTAAAGGGCAAAGCGCCTGTGGACCCAGAGTGTACAGCCAAGGTCGGGAAG gcTCATGTGTATTGTGAAGGAAAGGATGTCTATGATGTCATGCTAAATCAG ACCAATCTCCAGTTCAACAACAACAAGTACTATCTGATTCAGTTGTTAGAAGATGATGCCCAGAGGAACTTCAGTGTTTGGATGAGATGGGGCCGAG TTGGGAAAATGGGGCAGCACAGCTTGGTGGCTTGTTCAGGCAACCTCAGCAAGGCCAAGGAAATCTTTCAGAAGAA ATTCCTggacaaaaccaaaaacaattgGGAGGATCGTGAGAAGTTTGAAAAGGTGCCTGGAAAATATGATATGCTACAGATGGACTATGCTACCAATACTCAG GGTGAAGACGAATCAAAAAAAGAGGTATCTCTTAAATCTCCCTTGAAACCAGAGTCACAGCTAGATCTTCGGGTACAGGAGCTGATAGAGTTGATTTGTAATGTCCAGGCCATGGAAGAGATGATGATAGAAATGAAGTATAATACCAAGAAGGCCCCACTTG GGAAGTTGACAGTGGCACAAATCAAGGCAGGTTACCAGTCTCTGAAGAAGATTGAGGATTGTATTCGGGCTGGTCAGCATGGACGAGCTCTCACGGAAGCATGCAATGAATTCTATACCAGAATCCCACATGACTTTGG ACTCCGTACTCCTCCACTAATCCAGACAGAGAAAGAACTGTCAGAAAAAGTACAACTACTAGAG GCTTTGGGAGACATTGAAATTGCCATTAAGCTGGTGAAAACAGAGCTGCAAAGCCCAGAACACCCATTGGACCAACACTATAGAAACCTGCATTGTGCCTTGCACCCTCTAGATCACAAAAGTTATGAGttcaaa GTGATTTCCCAGTACCTACAATCTACCCACGCTCCCACACACAGTGACTATACCATGACTTTGCTGGATGTTTTTGAAGTAGAGAAGGAGGGTGAGAAAGAAGCCTTCAGAGAGGACCTTGATAACAG GATGCTGCTATGGCATGGTTCCAGGCTGAGCAACTGGGTGGGAATCCTGAGCCGTGGGCTTCGAGTTGCCCCCCCTGAGGCTCCCATCACAGGTTACATG TTTGGAAAAGGAATCTACTTTGCTGACATGTCTTCCAAGAGTGCCAATTACTGCTTTGCCTCTCACCTAAAAAATACAGGACTACTGCTCTTGTCAGAG GTAGCCCTAGGTCAGTGTAATGAGCTACTAGAAGCCAAtcctaaggcagaaggattgcttcagggCAAACACAGCACCAAGGGCCTGGGCAAGATGGCTCCCAGTCCTGGCCGCTTCATCACCCT GAATGGGAGTACAGTGCCCTTAGGACCAGCAAGTGACACAGGAATTCTGAATCCAGAGGGTTATACCCTCAACTACAATGAATATATTGTCTATAATCCCAACCAGGTCCGTATGCGATACCTTCTAAAGGTTCAGTTCAATTTCCTGCAGCTATGGTGA
- the PARP2 gene encoding poly [ADP-ribose] polymerase 2 isoform X1, producing MAPRRRTRERRTRASIALNETKKANNGNTAPEDPPPAKKTRKCRRQEVKKMPVVGGKANKEKTEDKQGESVKALLLKGKAPVDPECTAKVGKAHVYCEGKDVYDVMLNQTNLQFNNNKYYLIQLLEDDAQRNFSVWMRWGRVGKMGQHSLVACSGNLSKAKEIFQKKFLDKTKNNWEDREKFEKVPGKYDMLQMDYATNTQGEDESKKEVSLKSPLKPESQLDLRVQELIELICNVQAMEEMMIEMKYNTKKAPLGKLTVAQIKAGYQSLKKIEDCIRAGQHGRALTEACNEFYTRIPHDFGLRTPPLIQTEKELSEKVQLLEALGDIEIAIKLVKTELQSPEHPLDQHYRNLHCALHPLDHKSYEFKVISQYLQSTHAPTHSDYTMTLLDVFEVEKEGEKEAFREDLDNRMLLWHGSRLSNWVGILSRGLRVAPPEAPITGYMFGKGIYFADMSSKSANYCFASHLKNTGLLLLSEVALGQCNELLEANPKAEGLLQGKHSTKGLGKMAPSPGRFITLNGSTVPLGPASDTGILNPEGYTLNYNEYIVYNPNQVRMRYLLKVQFNFLQLW from the exons CTTCTATAGCATTAAATGAAACCAAGAAAGCTAATAATGGCAACACAGCTCCAGAAGATCCTCCTCCTGCTAAGAAAACTCGAAAATGCCGGAGGCAGGAGGTGAAAAAGATGCCTGTGGTGGGAGGAAAGGCTAACAAGGAGAAGACAGAAGACAAGCAAGGTG AATCTGTGAAGGCCTTGCTGTTAAAGGGCAAAGCGCCTGTGGACCCAGAGTGTACAGCCAAGGTCGGGAAG gcTCATGTGTATTGTGAAGGAAAGGATGTCTATGATGTCATGCTAAATCAG ACCAATCTCCAGTTCAACAACAACAAGTACTATCTGATTCAGTTGTTAGAAGATGATGCCCAGAGGAACTTCAGTGTTTGGATGAGATGGGGCCGAG TTGGGAAAATGGGGCAGCACAGCTTGGTGGCTTGTTCAGGCAACCTCAGCAAGGCCAAGGAAATCTTTCAGAAGAA ATTCCTggacaaaaccaaaaacaattgGGAGGATCGTGAGAAGTTTGAAAAGGTGCCTGGAAAATATGATATGCTACAGATGGACTATGCTACCAATACTCAG GGTGAAGACGAATCAAAAAAAGAGGTATCTCTTAAATCTCCCTTGAAACCAGAGTCACAGCTAGATCTTCGGGTACAGGAGCTGATAGAGTTGATTTGTAATGTCCAGGCCATGGAAGAGATGATGATAGAAATGAAGTATAATACCAAGAAGGCCCCACTTG GGAAGTTGACAGTGGCACAAATCAAGGCAGGTTACCAGTCTCTGAAGAAGATTGAGGATTGTATTCGGGCTGGTCAGCATGGACGAGCTCTCACGGAAGCATGCAATGAATTCTATACCAGAATCCCACATGACTTTGG ACTCCGTACTCCTCCACTAATCCAGACAGAGAAAGAACTGTCAGAAAAAGTACAACTACTAGAG GCTTTGGGAGACATTGAAATTGCCATTAAGCTGGTGAAAACAGAGCTGCAAAGCCCAGAACACCCATTGGACCAACACTATAGAAACCTGCATTGTGCCTTGCACCCTCTAGATCACAAAAGTTATGAGttcaaa GTGATTTCCCAGTACCTACAATCTACCCACGCTCCCACACACAGTGACTATACCATGACTTTGCTGGATGTTTTTGAAGTAGAGAAGGAGGGTGAGAAAGAAGCCTTCAGAGAGGACCTTGATAACAG GATGCTGCTATGGCATGGTTCCAGGCTGAGCAACTGGGTGGGAATCCTGAGCCGTGGGCTTCGAGTTGCCCCCCCTGAGGCTCCCATCACAGGTTACATG TTTGGAAAAGGAATCTACTTTGCTGACATGTCTTCCAAGAGTGCCAATTACTGCTTTGCCTCTCACCTAAAAAATACAGGACTACTGCTCTTGTCAGAG GTAGCCCTAGGTCAGTGTAATGAGCTACTAGAAGCCAAtcctaaggcagaaggattgcttcagggCAAACACAGCACCAAGGGCCTGGGCAAGATGGCTCCCAGTCCTGGCCGCTTCATCACCCT GAATGGGAGTACAGTGCCCTTAGGACCAGCAAGTGACACAGGAATTCTGAATCCAGAGGGTTATACCCTCAACTACAATGAATATATTGTCTATAATCCCAACCAGGTCCGTATGCGATACCTTCTAAAGGTTCAGTTCAATTTCCTGCAGCTATGGTGA
- the PARP2 gene encoding poly [ADP-ribose] polymerase 2 isoform X3 — protein MAPRRRTRERRTRALNETKKANNGNTAPEDPPPAKKTRKCRRQEVKKMPVVGGKANKEKTEDKQGESVKALLLKGKAPVDPECTAKVGKAHVYCEGKDVYDVMLNQTNLQFNNNKYYLIQLLEDDAQRNFSVWMRWGRVGKMGQHSLVACSGNLSKAKEIFQKKFLDKTKNNWEDREKFEKVPGKYDMLQMDYATNTQGEDESKKEVSLKSPLKPESQLDLRVQELIELICNVQAMEEMMIEMKYNTKKAPLGKLTVAQIKAGYQSLKKIEDCIRAGQHGRALTEACNEFYTRIPHDFGLRTPPLIQTEKELSEKVQLLEALGDIEIAIKLVKTELQSPEHPLDQHYRNLHCALHPLDHKSYEFKVISQYLQSTHAPTHSDYTMTLLDVFEVEKEGEKEAFREDLDNRMLLWHGSRLSNWVGILSRGLRVAPPEAPITGYMFGKGIYFADMSSKSANYCFASHLKNTGLLLLSEVALGQCNELLEANPKAEGLLQGKHSTKGLGKMAPSPGRFITLNGSTVPLGPASDTGILNPEGYTLNYNEYIVYNPNQVRMRYLLKVQFNFLQLW, from the exons CATTAAATGAAACCAAGAAAGCTAATAATGGCAACACAGCTCCAGAAGATCCTCCTCCTGCTAAGAAAACTCGAAAATGCCGGAGGCAGGAGGTGAAAAAGATGCCTGTGGTGGGAGGAAAGGCTAACAAGGAGAAGACAGAAGACAAGCAAGGTG AATCTGTGAAGGCCTTGCTGTTAAAGGGCAAAGCGCCTGTGGACCCAGAGTGTACAGCCAAGGTCGGGAAG gcTCATGTGTATTGTGAAGGAAAGGATGTCTATGATGTCATGCTAAATCAG ACCAATCTCCAGTTCAACAACAACAAGTACTATCTGATTCAGTTGTTAGAAGATGATGCCCAGAGGAACTTCAGTGTTTGGATGAGATGGGGCCGAG TTGGGAAAATGGGGCAGCACAGCTTGGTGGCTTGTTCAGGCAACCTCAGCAAGGCCAAGGAAATCTTTCAGAAGAA ATTCCTggacaaaaccaaaaacaattgGGAGGATCGTGAGAAGTTTGAAAAGGTGCCTGGAAAATATGATATGCTACAGATGGACTATGCTACCAATACTCAG GGTGAAGACGAATCAAAAAAAGAGGTATCTCTTAAATCTCCCTTGAAACCAGAGTCACAGCTAGATCTTCGGGTACAGGAGCTGATAGAGTTGATTTGTAATGTCCAGGCCATGGAAGAGATGATGATAGAAATGAAGTATAATACCAAGAAGGCCCCACTTG GGAAGTTGACAGTGGCACAAATCAAGGCAGGTTACCAGTCTCTGAAGAAGATTGAGGATTGTATTCGGGCTGGTCAGCATGGACGAGCTCTCACGGAAGCATGCAATGAATTCTATACCAGAATCCCACATGACTTTGG ACTCCGTACTCCTCCACTAATCCAGACAGAGAAAGAACTGTCAGAAAAAGTACAACTACTAGAG GCTTTGGGAGACATTGAAATTGCCATTAAGCTGGTGAAAACAGAGCTGCAAAGCCCAGAACACCCATTGGACCAACACTATAGAAACCTGCATTGTGCCTTGCACCCTCTAGATCACAAAAGTTATGAGttcaaa GTGATTTCCCAGTACCTACAATCTACCCACGCTCCCACACACAGTGACTATACCATGACTTTGCTGGATGTTTTTGAAGTAGAGAAGGAGGGTGAGAAAGAAGCCTTCAGAGAGGACCTTGATAACAG GATGCTGCTATGGCATGGTTCCAGGCTGAGCAACTGGGTGGGAATCCTGAGCCGTGGGCTTCGAGTTGCCCCCCCTGAGGCTCCCATCACAGGTTACATG TTTGGAAAAGGAATCTACTTTGCTGACATGTCTTCCAAGAGTGCCAATTACTGCTTTGCCTCTCACCTAAAAAATACAGGACTACTGCTCTTGTCAGAG GTAGCCCTAGGTCAGTGTAATGAGCTACTAGAAGCCAAtcctaaggcagaaggattgcttcagggCAAACACAGCACCAAGGGCCTGGGCAAGATGGCTCCCAGTCCTGGCCGCTTCATCACCCT GAATGGGAGTACAGTGCCCTTAGGACCAGCAAGTGACACAGGAATTCTGAATCCAGAGGGTTATACCCTCAACTACAATGAATATATTGTCTATAATCCCAACCAGGTCCGTATGCGATACCTTCTAAAGGTTCAGTTCAATTTCCTGCAGCTATGGTGA